Within the Trichoderma breve strain T069 chromosome 3, whole genome shotgun sequence genome, the region CAGCTCGGCATCGTCTGGGACCAGCCCCAGGTTGTCCAGACTGTCTTGGACGCCTTTTCCGTTGACCTGAAGGCTCGCAATGGCGACGACTCAAGAGCTGTCCCTGTTCCCACCACTCTCCTAGTCGACACAAAGGGAGTTGTCAGGAACGTCCACACCGACCCCGACTACATGCAGCGCCTCGAGCCCACCATCGCGCTCGAATGGGCTGATGCTTTGTAACTGAACATTCTACCCTGAGTCAGAAGATCGCAAGCACcggatttttcttttttctctgtgAGATCTTGGACCTAGCATCATTAGCCTCATAGATCATGTCTAAATCAAGTTTTGCATTTTTCTTGAATTCTTGCGCTTACCTGTCAAATTAATTGTGAAATGTACAAGTTCTCACTTTCCAGTACCGAGTTTATGCAAGCCAATTCTTGACTAATTACTTGTATGGAACAAAGTTTTTGAAGCAGCGACTTGATTGGCCAATGCGATAATATAGCTGTATACTGCGGAGTTTGGCAGATGCATACCCATACTATACATCGTAAGGACAATAGATTATGGAGTTGCTTTTCTAAAAAAAACTCATTTATTTTATACAGCCATATGGCCGAGGTTCGCAATAAGTAACTAAAAGGAGGAGCGGAACTACAGCGCATGACACGACACAGCCCTAGCAATACGCCTAGCAATACGACTGTGTCGCGAAGCCCGAATTAGGAAATTAATCTCTTATTGGCTGTTCATAGGTTTGGCGGTGCCGCTGTACCACATTAGGCAACAAGTCTCTCATTGGCTCACAGACTGCACCGCGGAGAATCAAGGAGTTTACAATATACAACAAGTATCAATTTGCGGAGTTTGTGTATAATGTCCTTCTCTTCCGAATTAGGCATCGAGTCTCTTATTCGCTGTCAAGGCCGTAGTCGAAAGCCAACGAGGTAATCAACAGAGGACAAGTCCGCCTCAACAGAATATAAAATGCCTGGAGTTGTTCTGGCATTCTTCATTCAAGAAACACAACGCAATCTCCTCAGTCTTCAAGTGCATTTCATTGTTCCTGCCAACCAATCTCTGCAAtttttcaacttcttcttaCAAAATGGCTACATCACACCCAGAGTTCAGCAAGGAGACCGAGGGTCTCGACGTGGCCAAGGCTTTCTCGGATGGAATCCGCAATAAAACCATCATAGTTACTGGCGCCAATCGTAATGGAATTGGGTTCTCTACTTGCCACGCTTTTGTAAGTTGCTATATCATGTGTCAGGTTTCGGTCTGTTTTGCTGATTAACAAGTTATAAAGGCCTCTCAGTCCCCAGCTTGTCTGATCCTAGCTGGACGCAACGTGGATAGAATCCAAGAGTGCATCGATGCTATCAAGCAGGACTTCCCCGATGTCAACTGTCGTGCGCTAAAGGTTGATCTTTCCAGCCAAAAGTCTGTTCGTGCAGCAGCTGCGGAGGTCTTGGCCTGGTCTGATGTGCCTGCTATTGATATCTTGGTGAATAGCGCCGGCGTGATGTGCCCCCCAGAGCGAACACTTAGTGTTGACGGACTGGAGATGCATTTTGCGACTAACCACATCGGACATTGGCTGTTCACATGCCTGATCATGCCAAAGCTGATCAAGTCAGCCGAGGGCAAGCCCAAGGGAACCACTCGAATTGTCAACGTCACTTCCCTGTCGCCTACCGTTGCGACTATGCGTTGGAGTGACATCAATTTTGACAAGCCAAACAAAGAGCTGCCCGAAGTAGAACAGCCGCCCTATCCGATCCTAGAGGCATGGGGGTTTAAGGACTGTGAAGATAAAGCATACGTGCCTATCGATGGCTACAACCGCAGTAAAGTAGCCAATGTGCTTTTCAGCATCGGAGCAACCAAGAGACTGTACGAGAAGTATGGTATCCTCTCCTTGGCCGTGCATCCTGGTGTCATGCCAACGGATTTGGGCAGGGCCTTTACTGAGGAACAACGGGCAGCCTTGGACGTCATGAGAGCAAAAGGCATGTTCCTCTACCAAACCCTCGGCTCGGGGGCTTCAACTTCGCTGGTAGCTGCCTTAGACCCCAAACTGAAAGCTGGCGAGACCGTCGATGGCAAAGAGAATTACGGATCGTTCCTGGTGGATTGTCAAATTAGTAATGCCGCACACCCCCTTGCTGTATCCAGCAGTGAGGCCGAGAGGCTCTGGGCGCTATCGGAAGATCTGGTGAAGGAAAAGTTCTCTTGGTGAGGTTATTCAAGATTATGGTCTTTTGGGCTCCTTGTCCATAGAGTCGAGTAAAGAGAGGCTTAGTAcaattgaagatgaaataCTAGGATTCACAACATTATCCCTCTGGGAATTAGCTCGTTTTAATGTGCTTGATCCCATAATGCATGGCCTGGGCCATCGTGCAGGGCGTGAATCCAGGGGAAACGACCAAGGATGGTGTATGCTTCATCCCAGTTGTGAATATTAAGTCTCATTGCCATTGGCCGTATCATTGGTGGAAGCCAGTGCTCATCGTAGCCATCTGACACCCAAACACCACCAAGAATTAAAAGCCAGAGGGCGAGTTCAGGATGGTAATCTTCTAGATCACTGTCAAGGATGTCCTTCAATCGACAATCTAAGCGCTCGTAGTCCAAGATTTGGCGGCGTCCACCATGTAGAAAGATAGTCATTGTCAATATTGTCAGGCCGGTGTGATAGGCGTCTTGTAGCTGCCATAGCCttcgttcttcttctaaAGGGCGGAACTTTGTGAGGCGATATCCGATCGAGAATATCATCTCTTGAAGAGTTTCCAAATCGAGTTTCACACCATTGTTGAACAGCGACGTCGCCCCCATCATATCCGCCAATATGTCGTGAAGATATGGTTCTAGCAAATCGTGCTGCGGGCACAATCTGGCAGCATTGACATTGAAGTCTATCTTTTTCCGCGCCAGGATATCTCGTACTTTCGCCATGCTATCTCTGAAGAATAAGGGCGGCCCACCATGCTGAATTGCAAGCATAATGTCCACTCTTTGAGACTGCATGTAAGCTAGAGTAGCTACACGAGCGGTTGTATTATTATGATATCGGGACTTACTTGCATAGTTTCATTAATAGTCCAACACTTCCTTCAAGTTTGGGCAAGCCACCACGAAGCTGAATCATTCTCTGCAGGCCGTCGAGATGGACTCTGAGGTTCCCGTATCCCTTTCTGATCAGCTCTTGACTGACAAGAGTCACCACGATCATGATTGCAGCATCTGATAGGGCATTGGGGCCGGCAAGTAGATTCGTAACATAATTGAACGTCTCTGATAAATGGTATAATGCTTTGGGCGAGGAGTCTCCATTGTCGGAGTAAATCTCGTTGCACGTTTGCATTAAGGCGATGTTGCAATGGTAAGCTGAAGATTATGATAGGTTAGAGTGATGGCATGGCTTCGGCAGACACGCTCAAACATACCCGGTTGATTGGCAAAAATGAGAGGGAGCCACATTCTCCTAACCTCATCCATTGAAAGCCATGGATTAAAGCGATACAACCTATTCATGATGCGGGTAAAATCTGGTATGAGTTATCAGCAGTGGCTTTAAAAGTCGGGTTATAAGAAGTCGCAACGAATGGTAGAGCCTCACACTCGTTCATTATTTCCATTGAATGATTCGTGATGTTCACCGGCAGACCTGCCAATATTGCATTGCGAGGATATTCCATGATGGCCATAAGCTTAGCGTATTCTTCATCGCTGTAATGGAACTCTTTTTGCGATTTGTCCAGATCCCGCCGCAAGATGATTGCTCGTTCACCGGCATTGACCCTTGGCGGTGCGAGTTGGAGCCTCGATCGCCGGTGGAATTTCTTGCCAGCATTCTTGCCCATCATGACATGGCTCCgggccagcttcttggccgctCTGTTGGTTTGAGCGCCATCGACGAAATAGAATTTTGTTCCTGCCATTTGCTTCAGATTGTTCATGTTGAGAACATGTATCGAAAGTGTAAATTAAAATGTCTGGTCGGGAATTGCCCCTACGGTATTCGGAGTTAGGGTTGGGGAATCTCCGCAATCATCAGTCTAAGAATAGGAGGACGACTATCTAATATGCGTTAGGTATAGGTACCAATGAgtacttttattaaaatactaaATGGCTTTTTAAATCACTATCTTACGGTGCTAGGCATATACAGCAATTAAAAACAAGTCCGACGTGCTTTTTAACAGCTCGATACTACAAGGGCCGATTAATACAGCAGAACGCGCCAACCAAGTTCGGCGGCCATAACAGCGCACGCACTCTTCCTAGCCATTTCCTTACAAGACTATCACATCTAGGACGCCCTCCGATGAAGAAGGTCACTCTGATTATTTCCAAATTAGCTTGATAGAAGTCAACTTGATTTGTTAGAACATGATATACCTTGGTAGTCTAGTGTACTTCTTATCCCCGACCTGCTAGGAGTACATCTGCTCAACTATGTCATCTATATCCTGTTTCCACTGCGCTCCTTTCCATCCATTGAGCTTCTCCGGATATAGAGGCATCAGTCCTTCCAAAATAGCATCGTGAGCCAATGCAGCCATTACATCCCCCCGGCTCTGTAACAAATTTACTTTCGCAATAGTAGAGATTGCCGTTAGGGGATCTTTATGAAAGCTTGGTGTCCCATTTGGACCAACAGTGGTACTGACTGGTCGCGCTCCTACTAGCAATGcgcgatgatggcaacaaTCACCACCCAAGAACACCCATTCATCCGTATCTGTGTGTGCCAATGCACCTAGATGGCCAGGCATATGACCAGGTGTGTCAAGAAGGTAGAATGAACCATCGGAAAAATAATCGTATGCGCGCTCAAAGGGTCCGATCGGAACCCACGGATCTGTCTCAAATGAAAGCTCTCGATACTTTTTGTGTTCAATGACGACAGATAAAAATGGCGATTTAGCTGCTCTAGGATATCCTGGAGTGGTTGCCGCAGAAGATCCTGGGCCAGTCACAAAAGTGGCATGAGAAAACTTGGCTGGATCTCCGGTGTGGTCAAAGTGAAGGTGTGAAAACACAACAGTTGAGATATCAGAAGATTTTACCGGgccttcatcaagaagatcGGTGGCATCTTTTGGTACGACTGGTGAAATGTAAGGATAGTCAGCCCGGATGACGTCCGGATTGTTCTCTAGTTCCTATCATGGAGGAGCTGTCAGTACGGCAGCACCGCTTCATGGAAAgactaataataataacaCACTTTTCTCATTCCAAGATCGAACAGAATGTGTTCGCCAGATGGATGACTAATTAGGAAGCTAAAATCGGGAGAGAATTGTCTTGCTTTCCGCATATCACtgtcgccatcttcaaagaGCCATCGATCGGGTAAGTAGAGTTTGCCAGTGGGGAGCGCAGAAACGTCAACTGTCGCTGATGGAGAAGGCAGCTTCCCCTTCACGGTCATGGTGACAAGTCAGATAATGCTAGCAAATGATGCTATTTTACAGAGGTTTGCATGTGTTGGTAAAGTTAAGACGGTTCAAATAAATAATGAAGTTGTGCGATTTGATAGAAGCTTATAAGTATTTGATGAGGATTAAAGCTGTCATAGAAAGATCTTATGACGGCGTCAACTAACCAAACGATCGGGACTTGGGACTAAGCACCTTATGCAAGAAGATCGCATATCTAGCGCCACCCCAGGCTCTAAAGCCGTGTAAAGGCAAATAAACCCGAAAGTTCATGTTAACTGCCCCCGCCGGAAACGCGTCCGAAACATCCCCGGAATGTGGCTTACACTCATCGAACCCATTCGGATACCGTCCCCAGATCCCCGGATTGTTAGTAGTAGTGTTTCATGAAATAAACAATGATTTAAATTAATCTCCGTCATCGAATAGCTTGATTAGTTAGCATTGTATACTTGTATCTAAATCTACGAAGATGAAGGTTGTTTGGCAGCGTCTCATTCGCTTCGTGGCGACCGATGGTCGGATTCTTCGTGGAGAGCCCATCCTCCCATCGCCAAATTTTGATATAGGCTCTACCACAGAAGAAACGAAACTAAAGGCCAAGATCATTGTCGGGGATGACATATACGATACCACAGGAGAGACTAAAGTGACTGAAGAAGTTGTCACAGTCAAGAAACTGCTTGGACCGCTTGCGCAAAATGAAGTGCCAGTACTGAGATGCGTAGGGCTTAATTATGCCAAACACAGTCAGTGGCTATATGTACGTTTCCAAAACCAGAAGCTGACTTATTTCACAGTTAGAGAAGCCAACAGAACAGTTCCACCATACcctttcattttcttcaagcCATCAACTTGTGTCATCGGCCATGATGAACTCGTCCATATTCCAAAGATTGCGCAAGATGAACAGGCAGATTACGAGGGCGAGCTTTGTTTTGTGATTGGAAAGCCAGCCAAGAACGTATCTCGAGAAGATGCACTTTCTTACATCGCAGCGTATACTTGCGGCAACGATATTTCGTCACGCAAGCTGCAGCGAGACAAAACTCTGGCAGGTCCTGTACCTCAGTGGGGCTTCAGCAAAGGATTCGATACCTACGCTCCGTTAGGCCCTTGCTTGGTGTCTTCTGAGCTGATTGGCGATCCATCAAAGCTTCAATTGAAGACGATTGTCGATGGAGAAGTccgccaagatgaaggagtTTCCGACCTTTTATTTGACTGCGCTGAGCTTGTAAGCTATCTAAGTCAAGGAACAACACTTGAGGCCGGAAGCGTTATCATGACTGGAACGCCTGGTGGTGAGTCTTATGTGATACCCAGGTAACGCATTTTACATATCAACTAACTCTTGGTTCTCAATTAGGAGTGGGTGTAGGCTTCAACCCACCCAAATGGCTGCAGCCAGGAACTCAAATGGAGGTAAACATTTCTGGCATTGGGACGCTGAGGAACGGCGTTGTTTTTGACTAAGATTTGTGTCTTGGGAGCAAGTTCCGTAATCACGCATTGAACCTAGACTCATAGACCAAAGCGGAAGGCTTGGACAAAAGGCTATGGTATAAGGAAGCATGTTGGTAGAATATAAGTCGAACCAGGAGATGATGGTTCTTTCGCTTAGAATTCACCTGTCTTGATTGAGTTGCAACGTATCCGTTCTTTGCGTCCGTTTATTCTTTCCTTTGACTGACGAGAGTGGTGGAGCAACGATTGGCAATTCGTTATGTGTCGAATAACATGTGATGAAAATTATTTGAAGAAAAATTATTATGCGAGGACAAAGAAGTCTCACATGGTCAATTTTCAATGAAAGAAACTGAAGCACTCCAAACAAATGGCggcagaagcaaaaagagaagttGAAGGGTATTGAACCCAACCCGATTCGAACGGATAACCTTCAGGAGATTCCGAGCTGGAATCTGACGCGCTACCGTTGCGCCATGGGTCCTGTTGATTGGCTAACCAAAATATTTGCACTTATAGAGCCCTGCTGCACACCGAACAATATTCATGGAAATCTAGAAGAAAGGAGTGTTGCGAATTGCGAGACTGAAACTGGATCAATCACTCAGGAtatgttttgttttattaaattGTGTTGGCCGTTAAGTTTTGATGATCAGCCCATGTGGAATCACTTCTTTTGGTGTAGATGAATGTCTTGTCGGACTACGATCACCTCTTGACTCTAAATTGCCTAATTTATACTTCAAGTGAGCACAAAGAATGAAACACATCAGTACATCCCCATGCGAAACAAACAATGAAATCAGGCGTATCACACTAGCTAGAACAAATTGGCTTCAATCTTGCTCATTATTCTATCGAAACAAGAATTTTA harbors:
- a CDS encoding short chain dehydrogenase domain-containing protein, producing MATSHPEFSKETEGLDVAKAFSDGIRNKTIIVTGANRNGIGFSTCHAFASQSPACLILAGRNVDRIQECIDAIKQDFPDVNCRALKVDLSSQKSVRAAAAEVLAWSDVPAIDILVNSAGVMCPPERTLSVDGLEMHFATNHIGHWLFTCLIMPKLIKSAEGKPKGTTRIVNVTSLSPTVATMRWKAWGFKDCEDKAYVPIDGYNRSKVANVLFSIGATKRLYEKYGILSLAVHPGVMPTDLGRAFTEEQRAALDVMRAKGMFLYQTLGSGASTSLVAALDPKLKAGETVDGKENYGSSEAERLWALSEDLVKEKFSW
- a CDS encoding metallo-beta-lactamase superfamily domain-containing protein, whose translation is MTVKGKLPSPSATVDVSALPTGKLYLPDRWLFEDGDSDMRKARQFSPDFSFLISHPSGEHILFDLGMRKELENNPDVIRADYPYISPVVPKDATDLLDEGPVKSSDISTVVFSHLHFDHTGDPAKFSHATFVTGPGSSAATTPGYPRAAKSPFLSVVIEHKKYRELSFETDPWVPIGPFERAYDYFSDGSFYLLDTPGHMPGHLGALAHTDTDEWVFLGGDCCHHRALLVGARPVSTTVGPNGTPSFHKDPLTAISTIAKVNLLQSRGDVMAALAHDAILEGLMPLYPEKLNGWKGAQWKQDIDDIVEQMYS
- a CDS encoding fumarylacetoacetate (FAA) hydrolase family domain-containing protein, with product MKVVWQRLIRFVATDGRILRGEPILPSPNFDIGSTTEETKLKAKIIVGDDIYDTTGETKVTEEVVTVKKLLGPLAQNEVPVLRCVGLNYAKHIREANRTVPPYPFIFFKPSTCVIGHDELVHIPKIAQDEQADYEGELCFVIGKPAKNVSREDALSYIAAYTCGNDISSRKLQRDKTLAGPVPQWGFSKGFDTYAPLGPCLVSSELIGDPSKLQLKTIVDGEVRQDEGVSDLLFDCAELVSYLSQGTTLEAGSVIMTGTPGGVGVGFNPPKWLQPGTQMEVNISGIGTLRNGVVFD